The proteins below come from a single Leptolyngbya iicbica LK genomic window:
- a CDS encoding helix-turn-helix transcriptional regulator produces MKPGSKYYPLYQRLAQLPDDTCTFTMDELEACIESKLPPTARQKSAWWANRSKGASQSQAWVQAGYHVDTVDFEQQRVVFKKFQTEYKIQREDGAIKWDQAAIRALRLHMNLTQSQFAEAMGVRRQTISEWENGVYAPDRSTMKHLGLVAKTSAFDPTDSYQPPTAE; encoded by the coding sequence ATGAAACCTGGCAGCAAGTACTATCCCCTTTATCAGCGACTCGCTCAATTGCCAGACGACACCTGCACTTTCACGATGGATGAGTTGGAGGCTTGTATCGAGAGCAAGTTACCGCCCACGGCACGTCAAAAGAGCGCTTGGTGGGCGAATCGCAGCAAAGGTGCCAGCCAGTCTCAAGCGTGGGTTCAAGCGGGCTATCACGTGGATACGGTGGATTTTGAGCAGCAGCGGGTCGTCTTCAAAAAGTTTCAAACTGAGTACAAGATTCAGCGAGAAGACGGGGCAATTAAGTGGGATCAAGCCGCGATTCGAGCGCTACGCTTGCACATGAACTTGACTCAGTCGCAATTTGCTGAAGCCATGGGGGTTCGTCGTCAAACTATCAGCGAATGGGAAAATGGCGTATACGCGCCCGATCGCTCCACAATGAAACACCTGGGCCTAGTGGCCAAAACTTCAGCCTTTGACCCGACTGATTCGTATCAACCGCCCACAGCTGAGTGA
- the tsaD gene encoding tRNA (adenosine(37)-N6)-threonylcarbamoyltransferase complex transferase subunit TsaD, which produces MKTVLALETSCDETAAAVVRDRTVLSNIVASQIDIHRRYGGVVPEVASRAHVENLGAVVAAALQDADVTWADIDGVAATCAPGLVGALMVGVTAGKTLAMLHSKPFLGIHHLEGHIYASYLSQRALQPPYLCLLVSGGHTSLIHVQDCGQYELLGKTRDDAAGEAFDKVARLLDLGYPGGPVIDKLAAQGDPTAFKLPEGNISLPGGGVHPYDSSFSGLKTAVLRLVQSLQDDGIDPMPVNDLCASFQETVAKGLTKRTIRCAQDYGLTTIAVGGGVAANSGLRQHLSAAAAEQGLQVLFPPLKYCTDNAAMIGCAAADHLARGHQSDFKLGTRSRMDLAEVMTLYA; this is translated from the coding sequence ATGAAGACAGTCTTAGCCTTAGAAACCAGTTGTGATGAAACGGCGGCAGCGGTGGTGCGCGATCGCACTGTGCTCAGCAATATCGTCGCGTCACAAATCGACATCCATCGGCGTTATGGCGGGGTGGTGCCCGAGGTCGCCTCCCGCGCCCATGTCGAAAATTTGGGTGCGGTGGTGGCGGCCGCACTGCAGGATGCGGATGTGACTTGGGCGGACATTGATGGCGTGGCGGCGACCTGTGCGCCGGGCCTGGTGGGCGCGTTGATGGTCGGCGTGACTGCGGGTAAAACTCTGGCTATGCTTCACAGCAAACCCTTCCTTGGCATTCACCATTTAGAAGGGCACATTTATGCGTCTTACCTCAGTCAGCGAGCGTTACAGCCGCCGTATCTGTGTTTGCTCGTTTCTGGCGGGCACACCAGCCTGATTCACGTCCAAGACTGTGGGCAATACGAACTACTGGGCAAAACCCGTGATGATGCGGCGGGTGAAGCCTTTGACAAAGTGGCGCGCCTGTTGGACTTGGGCTATCCCGGTGGTCCGGTCATCGACAAATTAGCCGCCCAGGGCGATCCCACGGCTTTTAAACTGCCTGAGGGGAATATTTCCTTGCCGGGCGGAGGTGTCCATCCCTATGACTCCAGCTTTAGCGGGTTGAAAACAGCGGTGCTGCGGTTGGTACAGTCGCTCCAAGATGACGGTATCGACCCGATGCCAGTGAATGATTTGTGTGCCAGCTTTCAAGAGACGGTCGCCAAGGGCCTGACGAAGCGCACGATTCGCTGTGCGCAAGATTATGGTCTAACCACGATCGCTGTGGGGGGCGGCGTTGCGGCGAATAGCGGTCTCCGTCAGCATCTTTCGGCTGCTGCCGCCGAGCAGGGTCTTCAGGTGCTTTTTCCGCCGTTGAAATACTGCACCGATAACGCGGCGATGATTGGCTGTGCCGCAGCGGATCACCTGGCCCGCGGCCATCAGTCAGACTTCAAACTGGGGACGCGATCGCGGATGGATTTGGCTGAGGTCATGACGCTATACGCCTAA
- a CDS encoding Photosystem I reaction center subunit III has protein sequence MPASASIAGDNVSGLTPCGENAAFQQRAANATTDQAKARFEFYGNSSLLCGEDGLPHLIVDGDLAHLGEFIIPSLLFLYIAGWIGWVGRAYLIAVRDEKSPEEKEIIIDVPLAVKCSISGFAWPLAAVKDMLSGAMFAKDDEITVSPR, from the coding sequence ATGCCTGCATCTGCGAGCATCGCAGGTGACAACGTGTCTGGCCTGACCCCCTGTGGCGAAAATGCTGCCTTCCAGCAGCGTGCCGCTAACGCCACCACTGACCAAGCCAAAGCTCGATTCGAGTTTTATGGCAACTCTAGTTTGCTCTGCGGCGAAGATGGCCTGCCCCACTTGATTGTGGATGGCGACTTGGCTCATCTGGGCGAATTCATCATTCCGAGTCTGCTGTTCTTGTACATCGCTGGCTGGATTGGCTGGGTGGGTCGCGCTTATCTGATTGCAGTGCGCGATGAAAAAAGCCCCGAAGAAAAAGAGATCATTATCGACGTGCCTTTGGCCGTCAAGTGCTCGATTTCTGGCTTTGCTTGGCCTTTAGCTGCGGTTAAAGACATGCTCAGTGGCGCAATGTTCGCTAAGGATGATGAGATCACTGTGTCTCCTCGTTAG
- the psaJ gene encoding photosystem I reaction center subunit IX, translating to MSKNLLTYLSTAPVLAAVWMVITAGILIEFNRFFPDLLLHP from the coding sequence ATGAGTAAAAACTTGCTGACCTATCTATCAACGGCTCCCGTGCTCGCGGCAGTTTGGATGGTCATCACAGCGGGTATTTTGATCGAATTCAACCGCTTCTTTCCCGACTTACTGCTTCATCCTTAG
- a CDS encoding photosystem I reaction center subunit XI, translated as MSDAIQPMGDPQIGNLETPLNSSGFTKAFIGNLPAYRKGLSPQRRGLEVGMAHGYLLYGPFALLGPLRDSDIPGLAGLLGAAGLVVILTACLSIYSGAGVNPAVSKTTAPFTPPEALSTDEGWSEFAGGFLIGGIGGATFAYLLAANMSTLLAVVSGGHS; from the coding sequence ATGTCCGATGCGATTCAGCCAATGGGGGATCCCCAAATTGGCAACTTAGAAACCCCCTTGAATTCCTCTGGTTTTACCAAGGCATTCATTGGGAATTTGCCCGCCTACCGCAAGGGGCTGTCGCCTCAGCGTCGCGGCTTAGAAGTGGGCATGGCTCATGGCTATTTGCTATACGGTCCGTTTGCGCTGCTTGGCCCCCTGCGGGATTCTGATATTCCCGGTTTGGCAGGCTTATTGGGCGCTGCTGGCCTGGTGGTGATTTTGACGGCTTGCCTCTCGATTTATTCGGGTGCAGGCGTTAATCCAGCGGTTTCGAAAACCACTGCACCGTTTACCCCGCCTGAAGCACTCAGCACCGATGAGGGCTGGAGTGAATTTGCGGGTGGCTTTTTGATTGGTGGCATTGGCGGCGCAACGTTTGCTTATCTGTTGGCGGCCAACATGTCTACCTTGTTAGCAGTTGTTTCCGGTGGACACAGTTAA
- the guaD gene encoding guanine deaminase — translation MSSQSSATAYQATNSKTGGPCHGLRGAFLDFVADPFFTDEAASIRYLPDGLLVMDATGHICDFGPYDTLAALYGDIPVEVYRDRLIMPGFIDTHIHFPQIGMMAAYGEQLLEWLNKYTFPTERKFQDPDFAREMADRFLDELLRNGTTTALVFAAVFPQSADAFFAAAQARHLRMIAGKVMMDRNAPDYLCDTPESAYADSKALIEKWHQTDRLLYAVTPRFAITSTPEQLQKAGQLLREYPGVYLHTHLSENVNEVGFVRELFPDCDCYLDTYDQAGLVGEKSVFAHGVQLTDEEFRRLSAARAAIAFCPTSNLFLGSGLFKLEQAKSADHPVKLGLGTDVGAGTSFSLLQTANEAYKVAQLRNQQLSPFKALFLATLGGAQALGLADKIGSFDPGKEADFIVLNPQATPLLTLRNPQPTAKTLADLADLVFSLVIMGDDRAIAATYIMGQKSWPT, via the coding sequence ATGTCCTCTCAATCCAGTGCTACTGCCTACCAAGCCACCAACAGCAAAACGGGCGGACCATGTCACGGGCTGCGCGGAGCGTTTTTAGATTTTGTGGCTGATCCCTTCTTTACCGACGAGGCCGCGAGTATCCGCTATTTGCCAGATGGTCTGTTGGTGATGGATGCCACTGGCCATATTTGCGACTTTGGCCCCTATGACACCCTGGCCGCACTTTATGGGGACATCCCCGTTGAGGTTTATCGCGATCGCCTCATCATGCCTGGGTTCATCGACACCCACATCCACTTTCCGCAAATTGGCATGATGGCAGCCTACGGCGAGCAACTGTTGGAATGGCTGAATAAATATACGTTCCCGACAGAGCGTAAATTCCAAGATCCAGACTTTGCCCGCGAGATGGCCGATCGCTTTTTGGATGAACTGTTGCGCAACGGCACCACGACGGCTCTGGTATTTGCCGCCGTGTTTCCCCAGTCGGCAGATGCCTTTTTTGCCGCCGCGCAAGCCCGCCACCTGCGCATGATTGCGGGCAAAGTCATGATGGATCGCAATGCGCCCGACTATCTCTGCGACACGCCCGAATCCGCCTATGCCGACAGTAAAGCGCTGATCGAAAAATGGCACCAAACCGATCGCCTGCTGTATGCCGTCACGCCCCGCTTTGCCATCACCTCCACTCCAGAACAGTTGCAAAAAGCGGGACAATTGCTGCGGGAATATCCCGGTGTCTATCTGCACACCCACCTGTCGGAAAATGTGAATGAAGTGGGTTTTGTGCGCGAACTGTTTCCTGACTGTGACTGCTATTTAGACACCTATGATCAAGCGGGACTAGTGGGTGAGAAATCAGTCTTTGCCCACGGTGTCCAGCTAACGGATGAAGAATTTCGGCGGTTGTCAGCGGCACGGGCCGCGATCGCCTTTTGTCCTACATCCAACCTGTTTCTCGGCAGTGGCTTATTCAAACTTGAGCAGGCCAAATCGGCCGATCATCCCGTCAAACTGGGCTTGGGTACTGATGTCGGTGCGGGCACCAGTTTCTCGCTCTTACAAACTGCGAACGAAGCCTATAAAGTGGCGCAGCTGCGCAATCAGCAACTCTCGCCCTTCAAAGCCCTATTTTTAGCCACTTTAGGGGGGGCGCAAGCATTAGGGTTAGCAGACAAAATCGGCAGCTTTGACCCGGGCAAAGAAGCAGATTTCATTGTCCTTAACCCCCAGGCCACTCCCCTGCTGACCTTGCGCAATCCTCAACCCACGGCAAAAACCTTGGCAGACCTGGCTGATTTAGTGTTTTCCCTGGTGATCATGGGCGACGATCGCGCGATCGCCGCCACCTACATCATGGGTCAAAAAAGCTGGCCCACATGA
- a CDS encoding phenylpyruvate tautomerase MIF-related protein, which produces MPLIKVQTSLPTPERDQIEAMLKDLSSSLAAHLGKPESYVMTAFEGDVPMTFAGTTEPVCYVEIKSIGTMGAKTKKMSADFCTKIEDTLGVPKSRTYIEFADAAGTMWGWNGSTFG; this is translated from the coding sequence ATGCCACTGATTAAAGTCCAGACCTCCTTGCCGACTCCCGAGCGGGACCAAATTGAAGCCATGCTCAAAGACTTGTCGAGCAGCCTCGCCGCTCATCTGGGCAAGCCCGAATCCTATGTGATGACGGCCTTTGAGGGCGATGTGCCGATGACCTTTGCCGGTACGACCGAACCGGTCTGTTATGTCGAGATTAAAAGTATCGGCACGATGGGTGCAAAAACAAAAAAGATGAGTGCAGACTTTTGCACCAAGATTGAAGATACGCTCGGCGTGCCCAAAAGTCGCACCTACATTGAGTTTGCCGATGCCGCCGGGACCATGTGGGGCTGGAACGGCAGCACCTTTGGTTGA
- a CDS encoding DNA polymerase III subunit gamma/tau, with amino-acid sequence MGYEPLHHKYRPQTFTELVGQDAIAQTLSHALEQQRIAPAYLFCGPRGTGKTSSARILAKSLNCLTQGQPDPHPCGQCDVCRGISNGSILDIVEIDAASNTGVDNIRELIERAQFAPVQCRFKVYVIDECHMLSTAAFNALLKTLEEPPEHVIFVLATTDPQRVLPTIISRCQRFDFRRIPLEAMVSHLQAIAQQESIDITEEAVRLVAQIAQGGLRDAQSLLDQLSLLAPPISAEKVWDLVGAVPERDLLELVQAIATDDGVTTLDTVRRLMDRGREPMIVLQNLAGFYRDLIIAKTAGDRADLVPVTPPTWAAMKEFSQSLPLSLLLTGQKTLREAETQLRNTTQPRLWLEVTLMNLLPSAQVNVSPATGVGAPARPPSRPPASTVATPSPPVPPSPTPTAQPAAPTSAPPPPVAPPPAESVPAAPVASSPPSPSPASPAAPATPAPAPADHPDLVALWAQVIAQVKPMGTRALLQQQGHLINYDGKAARVGIRSDKLLKMAQSKLPNIEAAFQQLLNQSVKVSLEVAGAPPAESAPVVTPAPPSPPLQSDRSSPSPPPAAPPESAPAASESAPPSPPPPAITRPDPPVAQHWQSASDLDRAVKSFAEFFNGQIVDLSDEADQAADKQRKTKGKGSSKPSSSPGKDVPF; translated from the coding sequence ATGGGATATGAGCCACTGCACCACAAATATCGCCCCCAAACCTTTACCGAGTTGGTAGGGCAAGATGCGATCGCCCAAACCTTGAGCCACGCGCTGGAGCAGCAGCGCATTGCCCCAGCGTATTTGTTCTGCGGACCTCGGGGCACGGGCAAAACTTCCAGTGCGCGCATCTTGGCGAAATCGCTCAATTGCCTTACCCAGGGGCAACCCGATCCGCATCCCTGTGGTCAGTGCGATGTGTGTCGGGGCATCAGCAATGGCTCCATTCTCGACATTGTGGAAATTGATGCCGCCAGCAATACGGGCGTCGACAATATTCGTGAACTGATTGAGCGGGCGCAATTTGCTCCGGTGCAGTGCCGCTTTAAGGTCTATGTGATCGACGAGTGTCACATGCTCAGCACGGCGGCGTTTAACGCTTTGCTCAAGACGCTGGAAGAGCCGCCAGAGCACGTGATTTTTGTCTTAGCGACCACGGATCCGCAGCGGGTGCTGCCGACAATTATTTCTCGGTGTCAGCGGTTCGATTTTCGCCGCATTCCCCTAGAGGCGATGGTGAGCCACTTGCAGGCGATCGCTCAGCAGGAGAGCATTGACATCACCGAAGAGGCCGTACGCTTGGTGGCGCAAATTGCCCAGGGCGGCTTGCGCGATGCCCAGAGCTTGCTGGACCAGTTGAGCTTGCTAGCGCCCCCCATCAGCGCGGAGAAGGTGTGGGATTTGGTGGGGGCAGTGCCCGAGCGAGATTTGCTGGAACTGGTGCAGGCGATTGCGACCGATGACGGCGTCACCACCCTCGACACCGTGCGTCGCCTGATGGATCGGGGCCGTGAACCGATGATTGTGCTGCAAAATCTAGCGGGCTTTTATCGCGACCTGATTATTGCCAAAACGGCGGGCGATCGGGCTGACCTGGTGCCGGTGACGCCCCCCACTTGGGCAGCGATGAAAGAGTTTAGTCAGTCGCTGCCGCTGTCGCTACTGCTCACGGGCCAAAAGACCCTGCGGGAAGCCGAGACTCAACTCCGCAATACGACGCAGCCACGCCTCTGGCTAGAAGTGACGCTGATGAATCTGCTGCCGTCGGCCCAGGTTAACGTGAGTCCTGCCACCGGGGTCGGGGCACCTGCCCGTCCACCGTCTCGTCCTCCGGCATCAACCGTCGCGACTCCGTCCCCCCCCGTCCCCCCGTCCCCGACTCCAACGGCCCAACCCGCCGCGCCAACGAGCGCCCCGCCGCCGCCAGTAGCCCCGCCACCTGCCGAGTCTGTTCCCGCTGCTCCTGTCGCGAGTTCGCCCCCCTCGCCTTCTCCGGCCAGTCCGGCCGCGCCAGCTACTCCTGCTCCCGCGCCTGCCGACCATCCTGATCTAGTAGCTTTGTGGGCCCAGGTGATCGCTCAGGTAAAGCCCATGGGCACCCGGGCACTGTTGCAACAGCAAGGCCATTTGATCAATTACGACGGCAAAGCGGCCCGGGTCGGCATCCGGTCAGACAAGCTGCTCAAAATGGCCCAGTCGAAACTGCCTAATATTGAGGCGGCATTTCAGCAGTTGCTCAATCAATCGGTCAAAGTTTCCCTCGAGGTGGCGGGGGCTCCACCCGCCGAGAGTGCTCCGGTGGTGACTCCGGCACCTCCATCGCCGCCGCTCCAGAGCGATCGCTCGTCACCATCACCGCCGCCCGCCGCCCCACCAGAGTCGGCCCCGGCGGCGTCAGAGTCTGCCCCACCATCACCGCCGCCTCCGGCCATCACACGACCAGATCCCCCAGTCGCTCAGCATTGGCAATCGGCTTCTGATTTGGATCGGGCAGTGAAAAGTTTTGCCGAATTTTTCAACGGCCAAATTGTCGATTTATCGGATGAGGCTGATCAAGCGGCAGACAAACAACGCAAGACCAAGGGGAAAGGCAGCTCAAAGCCGTCCTCATCGCCAGGCAAAGATGTGCCTTTTTGA
- a CDS encoding bifunctional diguanylate cyclase/phosphodiesterase has protein sequence MSVKKIAAHMQPDFEMQNALHRMTNRIRHSLELREILEAAVVEIRDFINVDRVKIYRFHADGSGEVVAESIDGERLPTLLGLNFPAEDIPEQARQLFVKARARIAVDVVSQQQICSQLDNMDTGASLEIEQIRYHPVDACHVEYLQNMGVCASLVLPILHQQQLWGLLVAHHTESRDYSPLELQILQLLVDQLSIAIAQAHLLIQMRQQVTQEATLNRINQWLHSPQDLATIHQSVLSEAIATLNGVGGRLYVSASPTGQVAHLHHQGEQPTLADLEESPFWQQAMGMDITTSERESPPALTPLTPLSAANHNVFETADAPVRIYSIDDLYQVSELADLAIAFEGTQIRSLLLVPLAYRHQCIGCLTIFRAEIETERLWAGRVDQDPRNHRPRASFEAWREVRQGVAQAWQPHELKLAQTIGTHLYMSIMQRRIEEAMRHQASHDPLTGLPNRLLFNERLALALASAHQSGSSLAVMFIDMDRFKVINDSLGHDTGDLLLRQFAQRLTHSLKQTDTVARWGGDEFTVILPQIHSGQQATYIAERIIQSLQTPFSCNGHDLHMTTSVGIAIAPYDGQDAETLLKHADTAMYRAKQQGKNQFQLYAPEMNEAALDQLVLTNDLHHALRRHELVLYYQPQVDLQTGQIVGLEALVRWQHPERGLLSPGQFIPLAEETGQIHAISQWVLHTACTHNYAWQQAGLPPVRVAVNLSAQQFQNHDLPRLIQRTLLETGLPPQHLEVEITETIAIANPEKAIAILQQLRQMGVQTALDDFGTGYSSLSILQQFPLHQLKIDRAFIRHLAPGTKEAALVRAIVNLGHGLGLTLVAEGVETVEQQTFLQAIGCNAMQGYLFSQPVSAAAIPDLLQATLARTSSTKAWNLN, from the coding sequence ATGAGTGTAAAAAAAATCGCCGCCCATATGCAGCCAGATTTCGAGATGCAAAATGCGTTGCACCGCATGACCAATCGCATTCGTCATTCGTTAGAGCTGCGAGAAATCTTAGAGGCGGCAGTCGTTGAAATCCGCGATTTTATTAACGTCGATCGCGTCAAAATTTATCGGTTCCACGCCGATGGCAGTGGCGAAGTAGTGGCGGAGTCGATTGATGGTGAGCGACTGCCCACCCTACTCGGACTGAACTTTCCAGCCGAGGATATTCCTGAGCAGGCGCGGCAGCTATTTGTGAAGGCCCGAGCCCGCATCGCGGTGGACGTCGTCTCTCAGCAACAAATCTGCAGCCAGCTCGACAATATGGACACCGGGGCCAGTCTCGAGATCGAGCAAATTCGCTATCACCCGGTTGATGCTTGCCATGTGGAATATCTGCAAAATATGGGAGTGTGTGCGTCGCTGGTGCTGCCCATTTTGCATCAACAGCAATTGTGGGGCCTCTTGGTGGCTCACCACACCGAATCTCGTGACTATAGCCCGTTAGAGTTACAGATCTTGCAGCTGTTGGTTGATCAGTTATCGATCGCGATCGCCCAGGCCCATCTACTCATCCAAATGCGGCAACAGGTGACGCAAGAAGCCACCCTCAACCGCATTAACCAATGGCTGCATTCACCTCAGGATTTAGCCACCATTCATCAGTCGGTGCTGTCGGAGGCGATCGCCACCCTCAATGGTGTTGGCGGCAGGCTATACGTCAGTGCGTCCCCAACGGGCCAAGTCGCCCACCTGCACCATCAAGGCGAGCAACCCACCCTCGCCGATCTTGAGGAAAGCCCCTTTTGGCAGCAAGCCATGGGGATGGACATCACCACGTCTGAACGCGAATCGCCCCCTGCCTTGACGCCGTTGACGCCGCTCTCTGCCGCTAATCACAATGTCTTTGAAACCGCTGATGCCCCCGTCCGGATTTACAGCATTGACGATTTATACCAAGTGTCGGAGTTGGCTGACCTGGCGATCGCCTTTGAGGGCACCCAGATTCGGTCGCTGTTGCTCGTGCCGCTCGCCTATCGGCATCAATGCATTGGGTGTCTGACCATCTTTCGTGCCGAAATCGAGACCGAACGCTTGTGGGCCGGACGAGTCGACCAAGACCCTCGCAACCATCGCCCTCGGGCCTCCTTTGAGGCTTGGCGCGAAGTGCGTCAGGGGGTGGCCCAAGCTTGGCAGCCCCATGAGCTGAAACTGGCCCAAACCATCGGCACCCACCTTTACATGTCCATCATGCAGCGCCGGATCGAAGAGGCCATGCGACATCAGGCCTCGCACGACCCCCTCACGGGCTTGCCCAATCGCCTGCTGTTTAATGAACGCCTGGCATTAGCGCTCGCCAGTGCCCACCAGAGCGGCTCTTCGCTGGCAGTCATGTTCATTGATATGGATCGCTTTAAGGTGATTAATGACTCGCTGGGGCACGATACGGGCGATTTGCTGCTGCGACAGTTTGCCCAGCGCCTGACCCACAGCCTAAAACAGACGGACACTGTAGCCCGCTGGGGCGGCGATGAATTTACCGTGATTTTGCCGCAGATCCACTCCGGTCAACAGGCGACCTACATTGCAGAACGGATTATTCAATCATTACAAACACCGTTTTCTTGTAACGGTCATGATCTGCACATGACCACCAGTGTGGGCATTGCGATCGCCCCCTACGACGGACAGGATGCTGAAACCCTCTTAAAACATGCCGACACCGCAATGTATCGCGCCAAGCAGCAGGGCAAAAACCAGTTTCAACTCTATGCCCCTGAGATGAATGAAGCGGCGCTCGATCAATTAGTCTTGACGAATGATTTGCACCATGCGCTGCGCCGCCATGAACTGGTGCTGTATTACCAACCACAGGTCGATTTGCAAACGGGCCAGATTGTGGGGCTAGAGGCGTTGGTGCGTTGGCAACATCCAGAACGAGGCTTGCTGTCGCCCGGACAATTTATCCCGCTGGCGGAAGAGACGGGGCAGATTCACGCCATCAGTCAGTGGGTTTTGCACACGGCCTGCACCCACAACTACGCTTGGCAACAAGCCGGGCTGCCCCCCGTGCGAGTAGCGGTGAATCTCTCCGCCCAGCAGTTTCAAAATCATGACTTGCCGCGGCTGATTCAACGCACACTGCTGGAAACTGGCCTGCCCCCCCAACATCTGGAAGTGGAAATCACGGAAACGATCGCCATTGCGAATCCGGAGAAGGCAATCGCCATCTTGCAGCAACTCCGCCAGATGGGGGTGCAAACCGCGCTGGATGATTTTGGGACGGGATATTCTTCACTCTCCATCCTGCAACAGTTTCCTCTCCATCAGTTGAAGATCGATCGAGCCTTCATTCGTCACCTGGCCCCCGGCACCAAGGAAGCTGCCCTCGTGCGAGCGATCGTCAATTTAGGCCATGGCCTGGGCCTGACCCTCGTCGCCGAAGGGGTCGAGACTGTCGAGCAACAGACTTTTTTGCAGGCGATCGGATGTAATGCCATGCAGGGCTACTTATTTAGTCAGCCAGTATCCGCCGCTGCCATTCCCGATTTGCTGCAAGCAACCCTAGCCAGAACATCGTCAACTAAGGCATGGAACTTGAATTAA